In Mytilus edulis chromosome 7, xbMytEdul2.2, whole genome shotgun sequence, a single genomic region encodes these proteins:
- the LOC139482525 gene encoding E3 ubiquitin-protein ligase rfwd3.S-like: protein MSDIDVEGSDDEIIVVTESPERHIDIDVEAVTDEELFPDSEGEDNDSDVSIVSEVNVEDSDDEDVEVDVDTLPNHEENQQVLPSVGAATVVDSGSQSSRSTLPGVITLPPLPSLNLETNAETSVESITNITIQSNAVTTMDSVHNITMQPITTSSSNSLSTILSSSSSSNQPSTSVSMETTGSSVPHSASNQPSTSAPPVDMGTTGSGGSNSSPNQPSTSSAPSVAMETAGNGGPYLGAPSTLSTVLSSVSATNAVQVIQGHTDSPRDFRSPKRRRIMTPEKPGGGEPEDEGNCCPICFEEWTSSGNHRLASLKCGHLFGQSCIDKWLKGQGGKCPQCNSKAKRQDIRVLYAKCLKVEDTTERDRALQDLEKEKEGRRRSEMEAAQIRMQYQMTVGDNNKLRTEIAKLREQLQNVRSQPSQMSINSSQSNVSDNTTSTQSDGQFILDKTIKIWDVS, encoded by the exons ATGTCAGACATTGATGTGGAAGGTTCGGATGATGAAATTATAGTTGTAACAGAATCACCAGAGCGGCACATTGATATTGACGTGGAGGCAGTGACAGACGAAGAATTATTTCCAGATTCTGAG GGAGAAGACAATGATTCTGATGTCAGTATCGTGTCAGAGGTCAACGTAGAGGACAGTGATGATGAAGATGTAGAAGTAGACGTAGACACACTTCCAAATCAT GAAGAAAACCAACAAGTGCTGCCATCTGTTGGAGCAGCTACAGTTGTGGATTCAGGATCTCAATCATCCAGGTCAACATTACCTGGTGTTATTACCCTGCCACCACTTCCCAGTCTGAATCTGGAAACAAATGCGGAGACATCTGTTGAATCCATCACTAACATCACCATCCAATCAAATGCTGTCACAACAATGGATTCTGTCCACAATATCACCATGCAGCCCATCACAACATCCTCGTCAAACTCTTTATCTACAATCTtatcatcatcatcttcatccAATCAACCATCAAcatctgtttccatggaaacaacagGTAGTAGTGTTCCTCATTCTGCATCTAATCAACCATCAACATCTGCTCCACCAGTTGACATGGGAACAACTGGAAGCGGTGGTTCTAACTCTTCACCTAATCAGCCATCAACATCATCTGCTCCatctgttgccatggaaacagcaggaAATGGTGGTCCTTACTTAGGAGCACCTTCAACACTGTCTACAGTATTATCTTCTGTATCAGCCACCAATGCTGTGCAGGTTATTCAGGGTCATACAGATTCACCTAGAGATTTCAGGTCACCAAAACGACGGAGGATAATGACGCCAGAGAAACCTGGTGGTGGTGAACCAGAGGACGAAGGCAAT TGCTGTCCTATATGTTTTGAAGAATGGACAAGTTCTGGTAATCACAGACTAGCTTCATTAAAATGTGGCCATCTTTTTGGACAGAG ttgTATAGATAAATGGTTGAAAGGTCAAGGAGGAAAGTGCCCTCAGTGTAATTCTAAAGCTAAAAGACAAGACATTCGAGTGTTGTATGCTAAATGTTTAAAG GTTGAAGATACTACAGAAAGGGACAGAGCTCTTCAggatttagaaaaagaaaaagaggGCAGGAGGAGAAGTGAAATGGAGGCTGCACAAATAAGAATGCAGTATCAGATGACTGTCGGAGACAATAACAAGCTACGGACAGAGATTGCAAAGTTACGAGAACAACTACAAAATGTCAG atcGCAGCCATCACAGATGTCTATAAATTCATCGCAGTCAAATGTATCAGATAATACTACCTCTACACAGAGTGATGGACAGTTTATCTTGgacaaaacaatcaaaatatGGGATGTGAGTTAA
- the LOC139482233 gene encoding TBC1 domain family member 7-like produces the protein MSDERNFRTYYYKKFGIGGVEEKKSIEILLNDHPLNIDKLRQFCLMFQVPAKYRIYLWKVILGILPCGQGSHDFVMDQRKQQYNDLLHALKLMRRVDNSTTAGLLVLKMYKLETGMLTFEEQELVDPDDMALFTISEALSNIEEDDINVYWIAKKFYEYFLKWKEPILSLAEKAVNSLKKEDPKIWQHLNQHDMFIILPLRAWFLSGFADILPNTSMERIWDKVVGGSFAVLVHVAVAIFLTFKRPLLSMNNRESMLKYLSKLPEDSGDVVVVKALDLWQQHGGHQMVARSDSPLFSDRSPS, from the exons ATGTCAGATGAGAGAAATTTCCGTACATACTACTACAAGAAGTTTGGAATAGGTGGGGTGGAAGAGAAGAAATCCATTGAAATACTCCTGAACGACCATCCATTGAACATTGACAAATTACGACAATTCTGTCTGATGTTCCAAGTGCCAGCAAAGTACagaatatatttatggaaagtTATTTTAG gtATTTTGCCATGTGGTCAAGGATCTCATGACTTTGTGATGGATCAAAGAAAGCAACAATATAATGATTTACTACATGCCCTAAAATTGATGAGAAGGGTAGACAACTCTACTACAGCAGGATTACTGGttctaaaaatgtacaaattagaAACTGGTATGCTGACTTTTGAAGAACAAGAATTA GTGGATCCAGATGATATGGCTTTGTTTACTATCTCAGAAGCTTTAAGTAATATTGAGGAAGATGATATTAATGTTTACTGGATTGCAAaaaagttttatgaatattttctgaAATGGAAGGAGCCAATTTTGAGTCTg GCAGAAAAAGCTGTGAACAGCCTGAAGAAAGAGGACCCTAAGATTTGGCAGCACTTGAACCAACATGACATGTTTATTATACTACCACTCAGAGCCTGGTTTCTATCAGGATTTGCTGATATTTTACCCAATACATCCATGGAAAG aatatGGGACAAAGTGGTTGGAGGATCTTTTGCAGTTTTGGTACATGTAGCTGTGGCAATCTTCTTGACTTTCAAACGACCTCTGCTGAGTATGAACAACAGAGAATCTATGTTAAAGTATTTATCAAAA ttacCGGAAGATAGTGGAGATGTTGTGGTTGTCAAGGCATTAGATCTATGGCAACAACATGGAGGTCACCAGATGGTAGCAAGGTCTGATTCTCCATTGTTTTCTGACCGCTCACCAAGCTGA